The following DNA comes from Augochlora pura isolate Apur16 chromosome 6, APUR_v2.2.1, whole genome shotgun sequence.
AGGGTGACGAGAGATTTTGTCTAATGAGAACCGGGACATACAACATATTCATGGAATATTGCACTTGCAATAGCAAGGATGGCTGCAACGCAGCTCCGTACAATCAGGGCAGTCTAATCGTCTCGTTGATAGCTGCCTTAGTCTCTATGCGATACGTACTTGTTTATACTTAACGAACTCGACCAAAGTTTTACCGCTAGATCTGAGAATCCCAACCTGTCTATATTTTGATCAAACGTCTTTACAGTATAGAGATCCGCTCGTACTTACTTAAGGAgagtatttttaatcgacaATTCATAGGATCTGAACCATACGGAGGCAGGGGTTGCAAGTACCGCATGCGAGCCGCTGGTTGTCGCTCGAAATCAAATTCGTGTctcagttatttttttttttctaaatcatcACGTAAAAGTGCCTTTTTATGTCCCGTCGGGGAAATTTTTTTAGTCGAATTAAGAGGATATTTATAcgagattttttaaacgattataCAATGTCACTTTTTCACTGTGACGCGTCGAAATCGAACTCGCGTTAGAgtgtatttttaatcgacgcgCATAAGTGCCTTTTTACGCTTTGCTAGGGACATTTTTATAGACGAatcaaaagaatatttatacgagACTTTTATAAACGACTATACAGTGTATCACTTTTCTACCTTGGGACCAAAGGTATATATACCTTTTCGAGAAGtctgtttttgtttttttttatcgacaTGAAAAACGTATGCTTGTGTCGTACTCTTCATTTTAGAATGGCTTAGTACAAACGGTGAACAGCGAACGGCGTTCACTGTACTTGCTCGGTATTACATGTAATAACAAGTCCGTCCAGACTACATTTAACTATAAAAGATCACGacgctttttatatttttgtatgtactTTCCCGTAaagtgtcgcgtcgcgtcgccaaACGAACGGcacaaataaagaattacCATTGATTATACAGAAACGCACCATTCCTTTATGTGTTCTGTTTACATGTGTACAATAAAAGTGATAAATAAAGATCTATGGAAAAACAAGGTGTAAAAAAACGTTGATATCATCCTTACAATGTAACAACGGGTGTAGCggatttagaaaatatatgtatgtatataatatatatatatatataatatgtatacgtatctttgttatacaattacgtgcgttaataatataacatattcgttcctttttttttttggtgtAATCGCGTGGACCTTAGAAAAAGTAATCGTTCGATTACAGTCGGTTTTAAAAAGTATGCCTATACACGTACTTACatcggtataaataattctttacaaaaAAAACGTTATCGTTCGCCTTACAATAAATCCGGAACGGAACAACGGGAAAATCGTTCGCCGAACGTCGTCGAACAATCCCTCGTAAGTAGTCTTCCTCGCGGTTAatacaaaagtaaaaattcgTACGACGGTACTTTCTGGCACGAGTTTCACCTGTATAGTTTAGTCTTTGAAATACAGTTCCGTCCGGCTCGTTGCACGCCGACATTCTTATTATACTTTACTGGACGGTTTTCTGTGATATCGCGTTCCTGGCGGAACAACGTCGCCCACCCCCGGTTTCGCCCAGGGACCGTGGACGGTTACGTTAGCATTTTAGACATAACCTCGTCATAACCTGGCGGAACAACGTCGTCCACCCCCCGTTTCGCCCAGGAACCGTGGACGGTTACGTTAGCATTTTagaggaaaataataaatatgtacacgGGATACGTGCGAGTTAATTGATACGTGCGATCCGCCTCGAACAGTGAATTTCCGtgcgagaaaaagaaactgaGCTGGTCGGGGGGTCCCCGTCTTCCGTGGAAACGTTCTTTGGAACGGCGCCGTTCGATGGCACCCTATAGAAACGATATTTTCACACGCGATCGGACTCATTCGAACGCCTGCCACTTGGTTATCTGCTGTCCCGGTTTCGCCAGAGCCTGTTTCCATTGTTCGCCGTACGGTCCTGCCACGTCCGGTCCGATCACGAAATGACCGACGGTCGTTTTCTTTCCTGGAAcgattagataatttttatacattttttttttgtgcgCCCGTTCCCCGTTTCATTCTTTATTAGTCCCCGTTCTCTCACCCATTTTATTCTTCGAGACGTATTTTATCACGAAGCTGACGTCCTTCAGCGCCCCCTGATAAGGGTTGTCGGCGATCACCCGCGCCATTTCCGGGTCGAACTTTATCGAGACGCACGGCGCGAACCGGTCGCTCTTCCAGAAGTGTGTGACCCTGCCGTTGTCGACCAGGGACATCTTTATGTACATCTGTCCCTTCATGGCCTCGTGCTCGTGCATCGTCTGCAAGGAGCATCGCAGACGGTGCAGAGACAGGACCAGTTTCTCGCTGCCCTCCTCCCTCTTGTCCGCCTTCTCTTGGCAGAGCGACAGCTCCAGGTGACCCTTCTTATAATCAACGTATATTCTACATTTAGTCTTTCTTTTAtggtagaaattgttttaagtaAGTAAAACTGAGAGACAGTATCGCGGATTTAGACTGCAGTTTAATTGCATATTAAGTGACTACTTTTCTCCGAAATATTTAAGATCCCTAACGTAAttgattcgtttaatttcggTATCCTCTTTTCGTCTCAGTCTTTTATTGCCCTATAGCGAAACGTCTTTACTCCATATGGACGACAAATGGAACTAATTATTTCGTCTGTTTACATgtagtttgaaaatattaaatatattaaaaatataccagaataatttcaattcattttactattctctccgcaaagaaaatatttgatatccTTCACCGAACAGTTCCGAGCTATCTTCGCCCCTCGTCTCCCAAATTAGTTAGACTAAGCGGACCCCAGCAATCACGCAGAAATCGCTTCTGATTCCCATCGAGGAGCGACAAGGGGCCGTGAGGCCCACTCGTACGGTGCTCCGCGACTTCCTCAATAAAATCCGCCTCGTTACAGGCTCACTCACCCTGTCCTCCGCGCCGGAGATGCCGCTCCCGATGTGCCGCAACGGCCTCCACATGTCTCCGGTCGACACGTCGCTGGGGTGCTTCGGTTTCACCGGCTTCGACCCGAAGTTCTTCGGGTCCAACGCTATGGTGGTCACCCCGACGGTGCGCCTCTTCTCGTACATCTTCTTCTCGGTGACCGCGGCGTCCGCGGATTTGTCGGAACTCTTGCCGAACAACTTGCACAACAGATTCTCCTTGGCCGGCTCCTGGTTCTCCGTGGACCCTCCCTGGCCGTCCTTCTTCTTGCCGCCTTTCTTCGGCGCCTCCTTCGTCGGCGACCCGCCTTTGTCCTTATCCGCCTCTTTCTTCTCTGTCGCTATCAACGGCTTGTCCTCGAGTATCGCGTACAGCGTCGCCACGATCAGCCTGGAGCCGCTGATCTCCTCGTCGGTGACCTTCGTCTTGCCGAACTTCAGCTTCGTCTCTTTGCGAAGGTGGAACGTGAACTCCTCGTTCCACTGCGGCCAGGACTCGTTCTTCGACGTCGTCTCGAACTTCTCCTTGCCCGGTATCAGCTTCACCTTAAAGAGAGAAACGGCCACTTTCATTTCCTGGGAAGACGCACGGCGATCGTTTAGCTGCTACCGGTAGCCTAGTTCCCCGCGATTCGTGTTCTTAATCTCCCGACGATTGGATTTTCCGCGAGCCTGTTTTCTCCGTTCCGCGGAGTTCTGTGTAAATTATGCATGTACGATATGCAATAGGTGGTAATTTATGTATCTGCAATATGTGGTAATACGTGACTGACATGTGCCGCGTTGCGAATGGAGTTTTCTATGATTGCAGTGGAATTTTTGTTGAAGATGTGGTATATGTACTTCAATGATTTACTATAGgaattagtaatataattgaGTGGGGTTACTATAGGGGCGCTCGTTTTTAACCTTAGGTAAATGTGGCTTGGAAAGCATATTTTAAATGTGACGATCTCATAACATCTATCTTCGAATCTTCTATCTTCTAACTcttttctgtctctctatcttctAACTcttttctatctctctattcTCTATC
Coding sequences within:
- the LOC144470986 gene encoding uncharacterized protein LOC144470986 isoform X2, translated to MALARIKNFIDTGLKTVSTPLDRAVTLEPEVGIRIVHSSNDRALYVTVLGARHLPQNFGFTRVNSYVVKVKLIPGKEKFETTSKNESWPQWNEEFTFHLRKETKLKFGKTKVTDEEISGSRLIVATLYAILEDKPLIATEKKEADKDKGGSPTKEAPKKGGKKKDGQGGSTENQEPAKENLLCKLFGKSSDKSADAAVTEKKMYEKRRTVGVTTIALDPKNFGSKPVKPKHPSDVSTGDMWRPLRHIGSGISGAEDRGHLELSLCQEKADKREEGSEKLVLSLHRLRCSLQTMHEHEAMKGQMYIKMSLVDNGRVTHFWKSDRFAPCVSIKFDPEMARVIADNPYQGALKDVSFVIKYVSKNKMGKKTTVGHFVIGPDVAGPYGEQWKQALAKPGQQITKWQAFE
- the LOC144470986 gene encoding uncharacterized protein LOC144470986 isoform X1, translating into MALARIKNFIDTGLKTVSTPLDRAVTLEPEVGIRIVHSSNDRALYVTVLGARHLPQNFGFTRVNSYVVKVKLIPGKEKFETTSKNESWPQWNEEFTFHLRKETKLKFGKTKVTDEEISGSRLIVATLYAILEDKPLIATEKKEADKDKGGSPTKEAPKKGGKKKDGQGGSTENQEPAKENLLCKLFGKSSDKSADAAVTEKKMYEKRRTVGVTTIALDPKNFGSKPVKPKHPSDVSTGDMWRPLRHIGSGISGAEDRKGHLELSLCQEKADKREEGSEKLVLSLHRLRCSLQTMHEHEAMKGQMYIKMSLVDNGRVTHFWKSDRFAPCVSIKFDPEMARVIADNPYQGALKDVSFVIKYVSKNKMGKKTTVGHFVIGPDVAGPYGEQWKQALAKPGQQITKWQAFE